From a single Nakaseomyces glabratus chromosome F, complete sequence genomic region:
- the MCM5 gene encoding MCM DNA helicase complex subunit MCM5 (CAGL0F04939g~Ortholog(s) have role in negative regulation of helicase activity and MCM complex, cytosol, nucleus localization) — protein MSFDRPEIYSAPVLQGESANDDDNTEIIKAFKRFILEFRLDSQFLYRDQLRNSLLVKNYSLSVDLEHLIGYNEDLYKRLSDEPSDVIPLFETAITQVAKRIMILNKSSNTNDGLDDIDENSNDLADDEDGITDIPVFQLILSSRANQVSLRQLNSEHVSNIVRLSGIIVSASVLSQRATHLSLMCRNCRHTMSLNINNFNSITGNSVTLPHSCQSTNNNSTAAYIHDTGDDPTGSGAASKNCGPDPYIIIHESSKFIDQQFLKLQEVPELVPVSEMPRNITMTCDRYLTNRVNPGTRVTIEGIYSIYNSKKRSGAAGQSGSGVAIRTPYIKVLGIQTDVEASSIWNSMTMFSEEEEEEFLQLSRRPDIYELLANSIAPSIFGNQDIKKAIVCLLMGGSKKLLPDGMRLRGDINVLLLGDPGTAKSQLLKFVEKVSPIAVYTSGKGSSAAGLTASVQRDPITKEFFLEGGAMVLADGGVVCIDEFDKMRDEDRVAIHEAMEQQTISIAKAGITTVLNSRTSVLAAANPIYGRYDELKSPGENIDFQTTILSRFDMIFIVKDEHNEERDISIANHVMNIHTGHTDAQLEANGSELSIEKMKRYITYCKSRCAPRLTPEAAEKLSSQFVTIRKQLLINELESTERSSIPITIRQLEAIIRITESLAKLELSPIAEERHVDEAIRLFQASTMDAAAQDPIGGMNQTNSLSDIRRVEQELKRRLPIGWSTSYQTLKREFVDTNKVSQSSLDRALYALEKHETIQLRYQGQNIYRSGI, from the coding sequence atgTCCTTTGATAGACCCGAGATATACAGTGCACCTGTGCTGCAAGGTGAATCTGCCAATGATGACGATAACACTGAGATTATTAAAGCGTTCAAGAGGTTCATACTTGAGTTTAGATTAGATTCGCAATTCTTGTACAGAGACCAATTGAGAAACTCGCTTTTGGTTAAAAACTACTCTTTATCAGTGGACTTGGAACATTTGATTGGTTATAATGAGGATCTATACAAGAGACTATCCGATGAGCCATCTGATGTGATACCATTATTTGAGACAGCCATAACGCAGGTGGCCAAGAGAATCATGATTCTTAATAAATCTTCCAATACTAATGATGGCTTGGATGACATCGACGAAAATAGTAATGATTTGGCTGACGACGAGGATGGAATTACTGACATTCCGGTGTTTCAGTTGATCCTGTCCTCAAGAGCTAACCAAGTATCTTTGAGACAACTAAACTCTGAACATGTGTCAAACATTGTTAGATTATCAGGTATTATTGTCAGTGCCTCCGTACTTTCTCAAAGAGCAACACACTTGTCTTTGATGTGCAGAAACTGTAGGCATACCATGTCTCttaatatcaataattttaattcaATCACTGGTAACTCTGTCACTCTACCACACTCATGCCAATCGACTAATAATAACAGTACCGCAGCATATATTCATGACACAGGCGATGATCCAACTGGAAGTGGAGCAGCAAGCAAAAATTGTGGCCCTGACCCTTACATCATTATCCATGAATCTTCAAAGTTCATTGACCAACAGTTTTTGAAACTACAGGAGGTACCAGAGTTGGTCCCAGTCAGTGAAATGCCAAGAAACATCACAATGACATGTGATCGATACTTGACTAACCGAGTGAACCCCGGTACAAGAGTCACAATAGAAGGTATTTATTCTATTTATAATTCGAAAAAGAGGTCTGGTGCCGCTGGACAGTCTGGATCTGGTGTTGCCATCAGAACACCATACATCAAAGTTCTAGGTATTCAAACTGATGTCGAAGCTTCTTCAATATGGAACTCTATGACGATGTTctcagaagaagaagaagaagaatttttACAACTGAGCAGAAGACCAGATATTTATGAACTGCTGGCTAATTCTATTGCTCCATCTATTTTTGGTAACCAGGATATCAAGAAAGCTATTGTATGTCTACTAATGGGCGGCTCTAAAAAATTACTTCCTGACGGTATGAGGCTAAGAGGTGATATTAATGTGCTATTGCTAGGTGATCCCGGTACAGCAAAATCTCAATTACTAAAATTCGTTGAGAAGGTATCTCCTATTGCAGTCTATACATCTGGTAAAGGTTCTTCTGCCGCTGGTCTGACAGCAAGTGTTCAAAGGGATCCAATAACAAAAGAATTTTTCTTAGAAGGTGGTGCTATGGTTCTTGCAGATGGTGGTGTAGTGTGTATTGACGAATTTGACAAGATGAGAGATGAAGATAGAGTAGCAATTCATGAAGCTATGGAACAACAAACCATCTCTATCGCCAAAGCTGGTATAACTACAGTTCTGAACTCCAGGACTAGTGTACTTGCAGCCGCTAACCCAATTTATGGTAGATACGATGAATTAAAATCTCCTGGTGAGAACATCGATTTCCAAACAACAATTCTGTCCCGTTTTGATATGATTTTCATTGTTAAAGATGAGCACAATGAGGAACGTGATATATCTATCGCCAACCATGTCATGAATATCCACACTGGCCATACTGATGCCCAGCTTGAGGCTAATGGCTCGGAACTAAGTATAgagaaaatgaagagatATATCACTTATTGTAAATCGCGCTGTGCCCCACGACTAACACCAGAAGCGGCAGAAAAATTATCTTCACAATTTGTTACCATTAGAAAGCAGCTTTTGATTAACGAATTGGAATCCACAGAAAGATCATCAATTCCTATAACAATCCGTCAGCTGGAAGCTATCATCAGAATTACTGAATCTTTAGCCAAGTTAGAGCTCAGTCCTATTGCTGAAGAAAGACATGTTGATGAGGCTATTAGACTTTTCCAAGCTTCTACTATGGATGCTGCTGCACAAGACCCTATTGGTGGTATGAACCAAACTAACTCCTTATCTGATATTAGAAGAGTCGAacaagaattgaaaagaagacTTCCAATTGGTTGGTCTACATCATATCAAACCTTGAAAAGAGAATTTGTTGATACGAATAAAGTCTCTCAAAGTTCTTTGGATAGAGCTCTGTACGCTTTGGAAAAACATGAAACCATTCAATTAAGGTATCAAGGgcaaaatatttacagAAGCGGCATATGA
- the SMD2 gene encoding mRNA splicing protein SMD2 (CAGL0F04961g~Ortholog(s) have Prp19 complex, U1 snRNP, U2 snRNP, post-mRNA release spliceosomal complex localization), producing MSEAIISRPKSELSKEELEQLEEFEFKHGPMSLINDAMITRNPVIISLRNNHKLIARVKAFDRHCNLVLENVKELWTEKKNKQTINRERFISKLFLRGDSVIVILKAPLQ from the exons ATGTC AGAAGCCATAATATCACGTCCAAAGTCAGAACTTTCGAAGGAGGAGTTAGAACAACTGGAAGAGTTTGAGTTTAAACATGGGCCTATGTCACTCATAAATGATGCAATGATCACAAGAAACCCAGTAATTATATCTCTCCGAAACAATCATAAACTAATAGCAAGGGTAAAAGCTTTTGACAGACATTGCAATTTGGTGCTGGAGAATGTTAAAGAATTATGgactgaaaagaagaacaaacaAACTATAAATAGAGAGCGCTTCATCAGTAAACTGTTTTTAAGAGGGGACTCCGTGATCGTTATCCTAAAAGCTCCTCTCCAGTAA
- the DBP9 gene encoding ATP-dependent DNA/RNA helicase (CAGL0F04983g~Ortholog(s) have ATP-dependent DNA helicase activity, ATP-dependent DNA/RNA helicase activity, ATP-dependent RNA helicase activity, mRNA binding activity), whose protein sequence is MTTIASEAYIDDSVNFESFKLDARLLQAIKGSGFTHPTLIQSHAIPLALEEKRDIIAKAATGSGKTLAYLIPVIQTILDYKKSRTNGDEPGTLGIIMVPTRELTQQVTAVLEKLIHYCSKDIKVLNLAADLSTSVLNTLLSENPEIIVGTPSKILNILERNTDTVGIDDLKFLVIDEVDLVLTFGYQDDLDKIAEYLPLKKNLQTFLMSATLSDDIQSLKQKYCRSPAIIKFNDDEINKDKTKLVQYYVRVGEFDKFLFCYVIFKLGLIKGKTLVFVNNIDRGYRLKLVLEQFGIKSCILNNELPANSRQHIVDQFNKNVYHLLIATDDADNIKEFDDEQKDDIQVEEKNDETNTVVAEESTNSTTGIKSKTKNNYKQDKEYGVSRGVDFKNVACVVNFDLPTTAKAYVHRVGRTARAGKSGTAISFVVPLKEFGKHKPSMLPSAKKDEKILSRIIKQQSKLGLEIQPYSFDLKQVEGFRYRMEDGFRAVTQVAVREARIKELKEELLASEKLKRHFEENPIELKSLRHDKELHPARVQNHLKRIPEYLLPENARTDKKKISFIPFHKPNKVGKKSKNSKNKKRKGGKTDALKKF, encoded by the coding sequence ATGACAACAATAGCGTCTGAAGCATATATTGATGATTCCGTAAATTTTGAATCATTTAAACTAGATGCAAGGTTATTGCAAGCAATTAAGGGCTCTGGTTTCACACACCCAACATTAATCCAATCACATGCAATTCCATTAGCTCTTGAGGAGAAAAGAGATATAATTGCTAAGGCTGCCACAGGTTCTGGTAAGACTTTGGCATATCTGATTCCAGTTATACAAACGATTCTCGATTACAAAAAGTCTAGAACTAATGGAGATGAGCCAGGCACCTTAGGAATAATCATGGTTCCAACCAGGGAGTTAACTCAGCAAGTTACTGCTGTGTTAGAAAAGTTAATCCATTATTGTTCCAAGGACATAAAGGTTTTGAACCTTGCAGCAGATTTATCAACATCAGTGTTGAATACGTTGCTTTCAGAGAATCCAGAGATAATTGTTGGTACACCAAGtaaaattttaaatattttggAAAGGAATACAGACACAGTTGGTATTGATGatttaaaatttttggtaATCGATGAAGTCGATTTGGTACTAACATTTGGCTACCAAGATGATCTTGACAAAATTGCTGAGTACCTGCCCttaaagaagaatttgCAAACATTTTTAATGAGTGCGACATTAAGTGATGATATACAATcattgaaacaaaaatactGTCGATCTCCAGCaatcattaaatttaatgatgatgagaTAAATAAGGATAAGACTAAACTAGTCCAATATTACGTTCGTGTCGGCGAATTCGAcaagtttcttttctgttaCGTTATTTTCAAACTAGGACTGATTAAAGGTAAGACACTAGTGTTTGtgaataatattgatagAGGTTATAGGTTGAAATTAGTTCTGGAGCAATTCGGTATTAAATCATGCATTTTAAACAATGAACTTCCTGCAAATTCTAGACAACATATTGTTGATCAATTTAACAAAAATGTGTATCATTTGTTGATTGCTACTGATGATGCTGACAACATTAAggaatttgatgatgaacAAAAAGATGACATTCAggttgaagaaaagaatgacGAAACCAACACAGTTGTTGCTGAAGAAAGTACTAATTCTACTACAGGTATTAAATCGAAGACTAAGAACAATTACAAACAGGATAAGGAATACGGTGTTTCACGTGGTGTAGACTTCAAGAATGTTGCGTGTGTTGTAAACTTTGATCTACCTACCACTGCTAAGGCATACGTTCATAGAGTGGGTAGAACTGCTCGTGCCGGCAAATCTGGTACTGCGATCTCGTTTGTCGTACCTCTAAAGGAGTTTGGTAAGCATAAACCCTCCATGCTTCCAAGCGCTAAGAAAGACGAAAAAATATTGTCAAGGATAATAAAGCAACAGAGTAAACTTGGTTTAGAAATCCAGCCATATtcttttgatttgaaaCAAGTTGAAGGGTTCAGATATAGAATGGAAGATGGTTTCCGTGCCGTTACACAGGTGGCGGTTAGAGAGGCAAGaataaaagaattaaaGGAAGAGTTGCTTGCaagtgaaaaattaaaaagacattttgaagaaaatccAATTGAACTTAAATCCTTAAGGCATGATAAAGAATTACACCCTGCAAGAGTTCAGAACCACTTAAAGCGTATTCCAGAATACTTGTTACCCGAAAATGCTAGAACagacaaaaagaaaatttcatttattcCATTTCACAAACCTAATAAGGTTGGTAAAAAATCCAAGAACAGCAAGAACAAAAAGCGTAAAGGTGGGAAAACCGATGCCTTGAAGAAGTTTTAA
- the YSH1 gene encoding cleavage polyadenylation factor subunit YSH1 (CAGL0F05005g~Ortholog(s) have endoribonuclease activity and role in mRNA polyadenylation, pre-mRNA cleavage required for polyadenylation, response to drug, snoRNA 3'-end processing, snoRNA splicing, termination of RNA polymerase II transcription) — MDVKERSNQFRFFSLGGGNEVGRSCHIIQFKGKTIMLDAGIHPAYQGMASLPFYDDFDLSIVDVLLISHFHLDHAASLPYVMQKTNFKGRVFMTHPTKAIYRWLLRDFVRVTSIGSQSSNAEDDNLYSNEDLIESFDKIETIDYHSMIDVNGIKFTAFHAGHVLGAAMFQIEIAGLRVLFTGDYSREIDRHLNSAEVPPLPSDILIVESTFGTATHEPRLHREKKLTQLIHSTVNKGGRVLMPVFALGRAQELMLILDEYWSQHKEELGSNQIPIFYASNLARKCLSVFQTYVNMMNDNIRKKFRDSQTNPFIFKNIAYIKNLDEFQDFGPSVMLASPGMLQNGLSRDLLERWCPDEKNLVLITGYSVEGTMAKYLLLEPDTIPSVSNPEVTIPRRCRVEELSFAAHVDFQENLEFIEQINASNIILVHGEPNPMGRLKSALLSNYASFKGTEDEVHVHNPRNCYELDIECKGVKVAKAVGNIVDEIKRTEEEVVKPENDAGQSKEGIEEFTGKTQDVRKDAEGEGAIISSILVSDEKNFDLNLVSLSDLREHHPELSTTVIRERQTIQVDCKKELIYWHICQMFGDVSVLIDDDNVTNTKETKLETSRGMLVLQIMGAIRLTVQHNKAILEWTQGLISDTIADSIIAILMSVDSAPVSVKKSSNSCSHGHEHATPILSQPSETDKIKQVAELFKTQFGDSFTLILNKDDDNDTAEEKEDDEFVKGLITIGKNTASINFTDMCVVECNSNPLKGRVESLLKIGIDMVSSLC; from the coding sequence ATGGATGTTAAGGAAAGAAGCAATCAGTTTAGATTTTTCTCTTTGGGTGGTGGAAATGAAGTTGGAAGATCATGCCATATAATTCAATTCAAAGGTAAGACAATCATGCTAGATGCCGGTATCCATCCCGCTTATCAAGGAATGGCGTCTTTGCCGTTTTATGATGACTTTGATTTATCAATAGTTGACGTTTTACTCATATCGCATTTCCATTTAGATCATGCAGCCTCTTTGCCATATGTTATGCAGAAAACTAATTTCAAAGGAAGAGTTTTTATGACACATCCAACAAAAGCAATATACAGGTGGTTGCTCAGAGATTTTGTTAGAGTTACAAGTATCGGTAGTCAGAGTAGCAATGCAGAGGATGATAATTTATATTCCAATGAGGACTTGATTGAATCATTCGATAAAATAGAGACCATTGATTATCACTCAATGATCGATGTGAATGGTATAAAATTTACTGCCTTTCATGCGGGTCATGTGCTCGGTGCGGCAATGTTTCAAATAGAAATAGCCGGTCTTCGAGTATTATTTACAGGTGATTATTCAAGAGAGATTGACAGACATTTAAACTCCGCCGAAGTGCCGCCTTTACCATCTGATATTCTTATTGTAGAATCAACCTTTGGGACAGCTACACATGAACCAAGACTGCAtagagagaaaaaattaacCCAGTTAATACACTCAACTGTGAACAAAGGAGGTCGTGTGCTTATGCCTGTCTTTGCTCTTGGTAGAGCACAAGAACTAATGCTGATATTAGACGAATATTGGTCGCAACATAAAGAAGAGCTAGGATCAAATCAGATACCCATTTTCTATGCCTCAAATTTGGCTCGTAAGTGTCTGAGTGTTTTTCAGACATATGTTAATATGatgaatgataatattaGGAAGAAATTTAGAGACTCCCAAACCAATCCctttattttcaagaatatTGCATATATTAAGAACTTGGATGAATTTCAGGATTTCGGACCAAGCGTAATGCTTGCCTCCCCGGGTATGTTACAAAACGGTCTCTCTAGAGACTTATTAGAAAGGTGGTGTCCTGATGAAAAAAACCTTGTACTTATTACTGGTTATTCTGTCGAAGGTACAATGGCTAAGTATCTTCTTTTAGAACCTGATACTATCCCTTCAGTATCCAATCCAGAAGTAACAATACCTAGGAGGTGTAGAGTTGAAGAACTCTCATTTGCTGCACATGTTGactttcaagaaaatcTGGAATTTATTGAACAGATTAATGCGTCAAATATCATTTTAGTTCACGGTGAACCGAATCCAATGGGTCGTTTAAAGTCTGCGCTATTATCAAACTATGCTTCATTTAAAGGAACAGAAGATGAAGTACATGTTCACAATCCAAGAAATTGCTATGAACTTGATATTGAATGTAAGGGTGTTAAAGTAGCAAAAGCTGTGGGAAATATCGTAGACGAAATCAAAAGgacagaagaagaagtagtAAAGCCAGAAAACGATGCTGGACAATCTAAAGAAGGTATAGAAGAGTTCACAGGGAAAACACAGGATGTGCGAAAGGATGCAGAAGGTGAAGGTGCCATTATATCAAGTATTTTAGTTTCCGACGAAAAAAACTTTGATCTGAATCTTGTTTCATTGTCAGATTTGAGGGAACATCACCCAGAATTATCGACAACAGTTATTCGAGAACGTCAAACAATTCAAGTTGATTGTAAGAAAGAGCTTATATATTGGCACATATGTCAGATGTTTGGAGATGTTTCAGTTCtaattgatgatgataatgtTACGAATACTAAAGAAACGAAATTAGAAACCAGCAGGGGTATGCTTGTTTTGCAGATTATGGGAGCTATTAGATTGACTGTACAGCATAACAAAGCAATTCTAGAATGGACACAAGGATTAATCAGTGATACAATTGCTGACTCTATTATAGCAATCCTAATGAGCGTCGATTCTGCACCAGTGAGTGTTAAAAAAAGTAGTAATTCATGCTCTCATGGCCATGAGCATGCTACACCCATACTTTCTCAACCTTCAGAAACTGATAAGATAAAGCAGGTAGCAGAATTATTTAAGACACAATTTGGGGATTCATTTACTCTCATTTTAaacaaagatgatgataatgatactgctgaagagaaagaagatgatgaatttgtGAAAGGGCTAATTACTATTGGAAAGAATACAGCTTCAATAAATTTCACTGATATGTGTGTTGTGGAATGTAACTCCAATCCACTAAAAGGTAGAGTTGAAAGCCTTTTGAAAATAGGAATCGACATGGTCTCTTCTTTATGCTAG
- the RSO55 gene encoding Rso55p (CAGL0F05027g~Ortholog(s) have mitochondrion localization), with protein sequence MLFSLIYGRKLADKILRQSNTHSIFTCSTQLIKKNKLPPRPKFDASMEADIEEKFLHGGTGPGGQKINKCNSKVQIKHVPSNIVVTCQATRSRDQNRKIAREKLALELERWQLGQEKDGNSGVQVMTEREQALLEWKRQQKRSKGKKSRLKHELAKQKREEEKKKELDELMEVFGDRIGNSSTSDRN encoded by the coding sequence ATGTTGTTCTCCCTAATATATGGACGTAAACTCGCTGACAAAATTCTACGGCAGAGCAACACACATTCTATATTTACATGCAGTACACAattgataaagaagaataaattACCTCCTAGGCCAAAGTTTGACGCTAGTATGGAGGCtgatattgaagaaaagttCCTTCATGGAGGCACTGGTCCTGGTGGACAGAAAATCAATAAGTGCAATTCTAAAGTACAAATAAAGCATGTACCAAGTAATATTGTAGTAACCTGTCAAGCTACGCGATCTAGGGACCAGAATAGAAAGATAGCTAGGGAAAAGTTAGCTTTAGAGTTAGAAAGATGGCAATTGGGTCAAGAAAAGGATGGTAACAGCGGTGTCCAAGTAATGACCGAAAGGGAGCAAGCTCTCCTGGAGTGGAAAAGgcaacaaaaaagaagtaaAGGTAAGAAAAGTAGACTAAAGCATGAATtagcaaaacaaaaaagagaagaagaaaaaaagaaagaactagATGAACTAATGGAAGTTTTTGGAGATCGAATAGGAAATTCAAGCACATCAGATAGAAATTAG
- the PUT7 gene encoding Put7p (CAGL0F05049g~Ortholog(s) have endoplasmic reticulum, mitochondrion localization), whose translation MRSALRESTKHIRTWRYTPRPKVIRAYHSTPLLQINSTQYLKEKVSNKLTNDETPLDFINKLPEQLISQGNGLSPTDAAHQVNTLEYYKRLKYEGGFNSEQSNAIIALLLEIIDDEFYKTYNTKFLRDMELNKQSHLFNSAETELKYAIQNSRDTQLNSQHLQMMILQRDLAILHDEINELIINLLNKDSKMDFNNQKLENTLLLKEVNLHLSGSTNKIITKLMGEVKSDIENLRWQTTRSGLVAILLLVLMVMGAVSLTKNKASEEKKEAPTRTVYDQSLSVASEEPPQAAT comes from the coding sequence ATGAGATCGGCATTAAGAGAATCGACAAAACACATTCGCACTTGGCGATACACACCAAGGCCAAAGGTGATCAGAGCATATCATAGCACGCCGCTTTTACAAATAAACTCTACTCAAtacttgaaagaaaaggttTCGAACAAATTAACTAATGATGAGACACCTCTAGATTTCATAAACAAACTTCCCGAGCAACTAATCTCACAAGGTAACGGATTGTCTCCGACTGATGCTGCACATCAGGTAAATACATTGGAATATTACAAAAGATTAAAATATGAAGGTGGCTTTAACTCTGAACAATCGAATGCTATCATTGCTCTATTATTAGAGATAATAGATGATGAATTTTATAAGACTTACAACACTAAGTTTTTGAGGGACATGGAACTGAATAAGCAATCTCATTTATTTAACTCAGCAGAGACAGAACTGAAATACGCCATACAGAACTCTAGAGATACTCAACTAAATTCACAGCATTTGcagatgatgatattgcaAAGGGACTTAGCCATATTACATGACGAAATAAATGAACTAATTATCAACCTGTTGAATAAAGATTCTAAAATGGATTTTAATAATCAGAAACTGGAAAATACACTGCTGTTAAAGGAAGTTAATCTACATTTAAGCGGTTCGacaaataaaatcattACAAAACTGATGGGCGAAGTAAAGTCtgatattgaaaacttGAGATGGCAAACAACACGAAGTGGCTTGGTCGCAATCTTGCTGCTTGTTCTAATGGTAATGGGTGCTGTTAGTCtgacaaaaaataaagcttcagaagaaaagaaagaagctCCTACAAGAACAGTTTATGACCAAAGCTTATCTGTAGCGTCTGAAGAACCTCCACAGGCAGCAACTTAA
- the ECI1 gene encoding dodecenoyl-CoA isomerase (CAGL0F05071g~Ortholog(s) have dodecenoyl-CoA delta-isomerase activity, role in fatty acid beta-oxidation, filamentous growth and peroxisome localization), which produces MKYDEKITYVKDGPFFIIKFNSPSTLNSLTGDDYIYIAELLGLADEDKDIYFTVLQSTGRFFSSGADFKSIAIAEQHEAASKKPTTTPNEVARHHDELQKWLAYFSSRNVNVTNAFNQHSKVLVCCLNGPVIGFSAAICCLCDLVYVMNEKVYMLFPFANLGLVTEGAVASTLPRLVGSRSSFESLLFAKPVTFPEMSRAGLVNKNYSLNDTDKFNDQVLAELKEKIDGLHLPSCLGIKKLMKLEWEDRIERINSLEVNDGVKYWVKGEPQKRFRQVGSKQRKHKL; this is translated from the coding sequence ATGAAATACGATGAAAAGATAACTTATGTCAAAGACGGTccatttttcattattaaatTCAATTCTCCATCAACACTCAATTCATTAACTGGTGATGATTACATTTATATTGCTGAATTGTTAGGGTTGGCAGATGAGGACAAGGATATTTACTTCACTGTGCTACAAAGTACGGGCAGATTCTTTTCAAGTGGTGCGGATTTTAAGAGTATTGCGATCGCTGAGCAACATGAAGCTGCATCTAAGAAGCCAACCACTACTCCAAATGAAGTTGCCAGGCATCATGATGAATTACAGAAATGGCTAGCGTATTTCTCATCAAGAAATGTTAATGTTACGAATGCATTCAACCAGCATAGTAAAGTTCTTGTATGCTGTTTGAATGGACCCGTGATTGGGTTCTCAGCGGCGATATGTTGTTTGTGTGATTTGGTGTATGTAATGAATGAGAAAGTGTACATGCTTTTCCCTTTTGCTAACCTTGGTCTTGTTACTGAAGGTGCCGTGGCAAGTACCTTACCTCGATTAGTTGGCTCTCGGAGTAGTTTTGAATCGCTATTGTTTGCAAAACCTGTCACATTCCCTGAAATGTCAAGGGCAGGGTTGGTTAATAAGAACTACTCACTAAACGACACAGACAAGTTCAATGACCAAGTGTTAGCAGAActtaaagaaaagatcGATGGCCTGCATTTACCAAGTTGTCTGGGCATAAAGAAACTCATGAAGTTGGAATGGGAGGATCGCATTGAAAGAATCAATTCACTTGAGGTTAATGATGGTGTGAAATATTGGGTGAAAGGTGAACCTCAGAAGAGGTTCAGACAGGTTGGATCTAAACAGCGGAAGCATAAGCTTTAG
- the BER1 gene encoding Ber1p (CAGL0F05093g~Ortholog(s) have role in microtubule-based process and cytoplasm localization): MARGIDELNSVIDSYREVIRKSDLFGKTIQCLQSYNISKIRCLALGSFAEEFPAKYQLALLLELLDNINTIKEVSLYDPVFNEVDKLFIKEQSNWHIVEQEHYKDTGNCGETLFYMPHAPLDLTEEVIKREKPKLILGNEMSQHTDRYTEKQLYDKYPLLSKLVYGSKNYSKVSNPKINVSAEGDGFVRQESKKSRRRKNKWHIEPTVIDYSSVPSYFADGLIMITNYKSSSTSEDGENTTVDLIKKGQEQWNHSFSDLSLFEIA; the protein is encoded by the coding sequence atggcAAGAGGTATCGATGAATTAAACTCGGTTATTGATTCATATCGTGAAGTGATAAGGAAATCAGATCTATTTGGTAAGACCATCCAGTGCTTGCAGAGCTACAACATCAGCAAGATACGATGCCTGGCACTTGGTTCATTTGCAGAAGAATTTCCTGCCAAGTACCAATTGGCTTTACTGCTAGAATTACTAGATAATATCAACACCATTAAAGAAGTGTCATTGTATGACCCCGTTTTCAATGAGGTGGACAAGttatttattaaagaaCAGTCGAATTGGCATATTGTGGAACAAGAACATTATAAAGATACTGGAAACTGCGGAGAGACTTTATTTTACATGCCACACGCACCTTTAGATCTTACCGAGGAAGTCATCAAAAGGGAAAAGCCCAAATTAATTTTAGGAAACGAAATGTCACAACATACAGACCGCTATACGGAAAAGCAGTTGTATGACAAATATCCGCTGCTGAGCAAACTGGTATACGGCTCAAAGAACTATTCTAAAGTATCAAATCCTAAAATAAATGTCAGTGCTGAAGGGGATGGTTTTGTGAGACAGGAATCGAAGAAGTCCCGTAGACGTAAAAATAAGTGGCACATTGAACCAACTGTAATAGATTACTCTTCAGTTCCATCTTACTTCGCTGATGGATTAATAATGATAACCAACTACAAATCGTCATCTACATCTGAAGACGGTGAAAATACCACAGTTGATCTAATAAAGAAAGGTCAAGAGCAATGGAATCATTCTTTTTCTGATCTGTCactttttgaaatagcCTAA